The proteins below are encoded in one region of Lonchura striata isolate bLonStr1 chromosome 1, bLonStr1.mat, whole genome shotgun sequence:
- the LOC110481785 gene encoding carbonic anhydrase 13, translating into MLHWGYEEHNGPAHWKEVFPVANGDRQSPIDIKTEDTKYDPSLRPLNPSYDPASAKIILNNGHSTSVEFDDTVNKSVLTGGPLSGTYRLRQIHFHWGSNDEAGSEHTVDGMKYAAELHVVHWNAEKYSSFVEAACQSDGLAVMAVFLKIGECNPQLNKITDRLDTIRIKGKKALFTNFDPSCLLPKSLDYWTYFGSLTVPPLLESVIWIVLREPINVCSEQLAKFRSLLSTAEDEVACCLLRNFRPPQPLRGREVRRN; encoded by the exons ATGCTGCACTGGGGATACGAGGAGCACAACG GGCCTGCCCACTGGAAGGAGGTTTTTCCTGTCGCTAACGGAGACCGTCAGTCACCCATTGACATCAAAACTGAGGATACCAAGTATGATCCCTCCCTCCGTCCTCTAAATCCCAGTTATGATCCAGCTTCTGCTAAAATCATCCTTAACAACGGGCACTCCACCAGTGTGGAGTTTGATGACACCGTCAACAAATCAG TGCTGACTGGGGGGCCACTCAGTGGGACCTACAGGCTGCGCCAGATTCATTTCCACTGGGGATCCAATGATGAAGCTGGCTCTGAGCACACTGTGGATGGGATGAAGTATGCGGCAGAG CTTCATGTGGTCCATTGGAATGCAGAGAAGTATTCCAGTTTTGTTGAGGCAGCTTGTCAGTCAGATGGACTAGCAGTCATGGCTGTATTTCTGAAG ATTGGTGAATGCAACCCTCAACTGAACAAGATTACTGACCGCTTGGACACCATCAGAATCAAG ggaaaaaaagcactaTTCACAAACTTCGACCCCAGCTGTCTGCTTCCCAAGTCCCTGGACTACTGGACTTATTTTGGCTCTCTCACTGTTCCACCTCTTCTTGAAAGTGTTATCTGGATTGTTCTGAGAGAGCCCATAAATGTTTGTTCTGAGCAG CTGGCCAAATTCCGCAGCCTCCTGAGCACTGCTGAGGATGAGGTCGCCTGCTGCTTGCTGAGAAACTTCCGGCCTCCCCAGCCTCTAAGGGGACGAGAAGTCAGAAGGAATTAA
- the RBIS gene encoding ribosomal biogenesis factor, with translation MGKRRGGAAKAGSGNGSGSVFRIARSGVLRARAKGKARPVTSGLKQINIKNAEKVSTINKAFAEVQKEIRQLSKGTTAESQNTQQVSTNLEEEPANVDAATSLLSQL, from the exons ATGGGCAAgaggcgcggcggggccgccaaGGCCGGCAGCGGCAATGGCAGCGGGAGCGTGTTCCGCATCGCCCGCAGCGGCGTcctcagggccagggccaaGGGCAAGGCGCGGCCCGTCACCTCCGGGCTGAAGCAG ataaacattaaaaatgccGAAAAAGTTAGCACGATAAATAAAGCATTTGCTGAAGTTCAGAAAGAAATCCGGCAGTTATCAAAAGGTACCACAGCAGAATCTCAGAACACTCAGCAG GTTTCCACAAATCTGGAAGAGGAACCAGCAAACGTGGATGCTGCCACAAGCCTGTTATCTCAGTTGTAA
- the E2F5 gene encoding transcription factor E2F5 has protein sequence MAAAAEAAGGSSRHEKSLGLLTTKFVSLLQGAKDGVLDLKVAADTLAVRQKRRIYDITNVLEGIDLIEKKSKNSIQWKGVGAGCNTKEVIDRLRYLEAEIEDLELKEKELDQQKLWLQQSIKNVMDDSTNHQFSYVTHEDICNCFNGDTLLAIQAPCGTELEVPRAEMGQNGQKKYQINLKSSSGPIHVLLINKESSASKPTVFPVPPPDDLAQPSSQPAAPATPLKPAAAPPNPPEQCDPNQGQELPQTAAADTPSDGSTQQDSAAPAAPYSSLPEPGLYPSLSGDSAQASASSSDYQSLLPLDVNCILKPNSFDIAKMEEPAGNISGDIIDELMSSDVFPLLRLSPTPGDDYNFNLDDNEGVCDLFDVQILNY, from the exons ATGGCCGCGGCGGCCGAGGCGGCGGGCGGCAGCAGCCGCCACGAGaagagcctggggctgctgacCACCAAGTTCGTGTCGCTGCTGCAGGGGGCCAAGGACGGCGTGCTGGACCTCAAAGTG GCTGCTGATACGCTTGCTGTGAGGCAGAAGAGAAGGATCTATGATATCACCAACGTTCTGGAGGGGATTGATCTCATCGAGAAGAAGTCAAAAAACAGCATTCAGTGGAA AGGAGTAGGTGCTGGCTGCAATACAAAAGAAGTCATAGACAGGCTGAGGTATCTGGAAGCTGAAATTGAAGATTTAGagctaaaagaaaaagaattggatCAGCAGAAATTGTGGCTTCAACAAAGTATCAAGAACGTCATGGATGATTCTACAAACCACCAAT tttcatatgTCACCCATGAAGATATCTGCAACTGCTTCAATG GAGATACACTTCTAGCAATTCAAGCACCTTGTGGTACAGAACTAGAAGTACCGAGGGCTGAAATG GGACAGAATGGACAGAAGAAATACCAGATCAATCTTAAAAGTAGTTCAGGACCCATCCATGTGCTGCTCATAAACAAAGAATCGAGCGCCTCCAAGCCCACAGTGTTTCCAGTTCCTCCACCTGATGACCTTGCACAGCCCTCATCtcagcctgcagctccagcaacTCCACTTAaaccagctgcagctcccccaaatcccccagaaCAATGTGACCCGAACCAAGGACAGGAGTTACCACAAACAGCAGCTGCGGACACACCATCAG ATGGCAGCACCCAGCAGGACAgcgcagcccctgcagccccttaCTCCAGCCTTCCGGAGCCAGGGCTCTATCCCAGCCTGTCTGGAGACAGTGCCCAAGCCTCAGCCAGCTCCAGTGACTACCAGAGCTTGCTGCCTCTGGATGTCAACTGCATTCTCAAGCCAAACTCATTTGACATTGCAAAGATGGAGGAGCCTGCAG GAAATATCAGTGGAGATATTATTGATGAACTCATGTCTTCTGATG TTTTTCCTCTCTTACGACTCTCTCCTACTCCCGGAGATGACTACAACTTTAACCTGGATGATAATGAAGGAGTCTGTGATCTCTTTGATGTGCAGATACTAAATTATTAG